One window of the Crateriforma spongiae genome contains the following:
- a CDS encoding glycosyltransferase family 4 protein, with translation MRVALIIPTMDRGGAEKQLCLLASGLDRDAFDVHVFLLTRGGPRLADLQYAGIPVTLIGKRFKADPTALWRLKKTLQEFRPDVAHTWIFAANSFGRAAAILAGVPSVVASERCVDPWKGWRHLAIDRALAKRSDAITTNSQGVVDFYAGHGIDANKFVVIPNGIPPRHVDDIDRDEALNRLGIDPNRRIILAVGRLWPQKRYRDLIWAAELVATVREDTTLVIIGDGPQRGELLRHRDAVTRPDRVWFAGQRDDVAQLLPHADVFWIASEYEGQSNAVIEAMQAGVPVVASNIPGNVDLVVHGETGWLVKLGDTADFARQTLALLDDSQEAERLGAAGRQRIEQEFTVESMVRRHADLYRRLCVGKAGPPEHT, from the coding sequence ATACGCGTCGCCCTGATCATTCCCACGATGGACCGCGGCGGCGCTGAAAAGCAACTGTGCTTACTGGCATCCGGTCTGGATCGTGATGCTTTTGATGTGCATGTGTTTTTGCTGACACGCGGTGGTCCACGATTGGCCGATCTGCAGTACGCGGGGATCCCCGTGACACTGATCGGCAAACGATTCAAAGCGGACCCGACGGCTCTTTGGCGACTGAAAAAGACGCTGCAAGAATTTCGGCCCGACGTGGCCCACACATGGATCTTTGCCGCCAACAGCTTCGGTCGCGCCGCGGCCATCCTGGCCGGCGTCCCGTCGGTGGTGGCCAGCGAACGTTGCGTCGATCCGTGGAAAGGTTGGCGTCACTTGGCGATCGATCGCGCGCTTGCCAAGCGATCGGATGCGATCACCACCAACAGCCAAGGCGTCGTGGATTTTTACGCTGGCCACGGCATCGATGCGAACAAGTTTGTCGTCATTCCCAACGGCATCCCGCCTCGCCACGTCGACGACATCGACCGCGACGAAGCATTGAATCGACTGGGCATCGATCCCAACCGCCGCATCATTTTGGCCGTCGGACGTCTGTGGCCGCAAAAGCGTTACCGTGATTTGATCTGGGCCGCCGAACTGGTCGCCACCGTCCGCGAAGACACCACGCTGGTGATCATCGGTGACGGTCCGCAACGTGGGGAATTGTTACGGCATCGCGACGCCGTCACGCGCCCCGATCGCGTCTGGTTTGCCGGTCAACGCGACGACGTCGCCCAGTTGCTGCCGCACGCCGATGTGTTTTGGATTGCCAGCGAATACGAAGGCCAAAGCAACGCGGTGATCGAAGCGATGCAAGCGGGCGTACCCGTGGTGGCATCCAACATCCCGGGCAACGTCGACTTGGTGGTGCACGGTGAAACCGGTTGGCTGGTCAAGCTGGGCGACACCGCCGACTTTGCACGACAAACACTGGCCTTGCTGGACGATTCCCAGGAAGCCGAACGTTTGGGCGCCGCCGGCCGGCAACGGATTGAACAGGAATTTACGGTTGAATCGATGGTCCGGCGTCACGCTGATTTGTACCGCCGACTGTGCGTCGGGAAAGCCGGTCCGCCGGAACACACCTAG
- a CDS encoding glycosyltransferase: MNRPLRILLMGRHFWPHGSHDSAMALLRLASGLARQGIHVEVVTPKHSTSWTPRCRWDRFSVHRPVTLPRRDWGYARYARQLSSWIIQHGSHFDAILVDSMREEASAGVDAASALQIPCIVTDAGSDWNADHQWATRSRWNQKVYRSAMQADRILAPTADSHRRLIVDGCPADAIVRRAAGFTSLCPANAVRRREARASLGLANLDMAADSDVPVALCIGSMTHHSGMLLAVENAFWMIGRYPRMRLWLIGDGPARDLMHQDLKANGVRHAVAMPGSFACLDDVFAAADLYLQLDSQGCEYFLPTAVSHAMPMVVCDSPDNRQRLGVAPETHAMTAAGIPDDANQESIAWFARTESQKPFRQAFKQQMNRIVASLSPDNDSAVSDRRNNTIGHISDGRDWYRQVIRRYPYQAVVDQIANLARQLSADRTGRSLASAPTPQPRSSDADADSRRDGPNGNSGGTVTSGSGDFTR; the protein is encoded by the coding sequence GTGAACCGACCGCTCCGGATCCTATTGATGGGCCGGCATTTTTGGCCCCATGGGTCACACGACAGCGCGATGGCGCTGTTGCGTTTGGCGTCAGGCCTGGCGCGACAAGGGATCCACGTGGAAGTCGTCACGCCCAAGCACTCGACGTCTTGGACTCCGCGATGCCGCTGGGATCGTTTTTCGGTTCATCGCCCCGTGACCTTACCGCGTCGCGACTGGGGATACGCCCGATACGCCCGCCAATTGTCATCGTGGATCATCCAGCACGGCAGCCACTTTGACGCCATCCTGGTCGATTCGATGCGTGAAGAAGCCAGCGCCGGTGTGGACGCAGCATCCGCACTGCAAATCCCCTGCATCGTCACCGATGCGGGATCCGATTGGAACGCCGACCATCAGTGGGCCACCCGTTCGCGATGGAATCAAAAAGTCTATCGCTCGGCGATGCAAGCCGATCGCATCCTGGCCCCCACGGCCGATTCGCATCGTCGGCTGATCGTCGACGGTTGCCCCGCCGATGCCATCGTCCGTCGTGCCGCCGGCTTCACATCGTTGTGTCCGGCCAACGCGGTTCGCCGCCGCGAAGCCCGCGCATCGCTGGGATTGGCCAACCTGGACATGGCCGCCGATTCCGACGTACCGGTCGCTTTGTGCATCGGATCGATGACCCATCACAGCGGAATGCTGTTGGCCGTGGAAAACGCATTCTGGATGATCGGTCGCTATCCCCGTATGCGTTTATGGCTGATCGGCGATGGTCCGGCTCGTGACTTGATGCACCAAGACTTGAAAGCCAACGGTGTCCGGCATGCGGTCGCCATGCCCGGATCGTTCGCCTGTTTGGATGACGTGTTCGCGGCCGCTGATTTGTACCTGCAACTGGACTCACAAGGCTGCGAGTACTTTTTGCCAACGGCCGTTTCTCATGCGATGCCGATGGTCGTCTGCGATTCGCCCGACAATCGCCAGCGACTGGGCGTTGCACCGGAGACTCATGCGATGACCGCGGCGGGGATTCCCGACGATGCGAATCAAGAATCGATTGCCTGGTTTGCACGTACCGAGTCGCAAAAGCCGTTTCGCCAAGCCTTCAAACAACAGATGAATCGAATCGTCGCATCGCTTTCACCCGACAACGACTCGGCCGTCTCAGATCGCCGAAACAATACGATCGGCCATATTTCCGATGGTCGCGATTGGTATCGACAAGTCATCCGCCGGTACCCTTACCAAGCGGTCGTTGATCAGATCGCTAATTTGGCTCGTCAATTGTCTGCCGATCGCACCGGCAGGTCGCTGGCGTCCGCGCCGACGCCGCAACCACGTTCGTCAGACGCCGACGCGGATTCACGTCGCGACGGGCCCAACGGCAACTCCGGCGGCACGGTCACATCGGGATCGGGAGACTTCACCCGATGA
- the hpt gene encoding hypoxanthine phosphoribosyltransferase — MRILLDEDQLKQGVEDLASRIDRDYGRSALTVVAVMTGSLVLFADLIRRLSMPQRVGVIQASSYRGGTQSGDLHVDSGMLIDVADRDVLLVDDIFDTGKTLDRLCGVMREMGARSVRTAVLLHKQREHITSLRPDYVAFQIPDEFVVGYGLDYLDMYRNLPYLAVLEPEEIEATAAEAKS; from the coding sequence ATGCGCATCTTGTTGGACGAAGACCAGCTGAAGCAGGGCGTGGAAGACTTGGCATCACGGATCGACCGTGACTATGGCCGTTCGGCGTTGACGGTCGTCGCGGTGATGACCGGATCCCTGGTCTTGTTCGCTGATCTGATTCGGCGACTGTCGATGCCCCAGCGGGTCGGCGTGATCCAGGCGTCCAGTTATCGCGGCGGCACCCAGTCGGGCGACTTGCACGTCGATTCGGGCATGCTGATTGATGTGGCCGACCGCGACGTGTTGTTGGTCGATGACATTTTCGATACCGGCAAAACGTTGGACCGCCTGTGCGGCGTGATGCGAGAAATGGGGGCCCGCTCGGTCCGCACGGCGGTTCTGCTGCACAAGCAGCGCGAACACATCACGTCGCTGCGTCCAGATTATGTGGCGTTTCAAATCCCCGACGAATTCGTCGTCGGGTACGGGCTGGATTATTTGGACATGTACCGCAACCTTCCGTACCTGGCGGTCTTGGAACCGGAGGAGATTGAAGCGACTGCGGCGGAAGCGAAATCGTGA
- a CDS encoding YhjD/YihY/BrkB family envelope integrity protein: MSEYWNYLLDAVRRPREQLTRGQHQVRYAWDLAVHCGRQLNRHRAEGMAAELTYRTIFSLIPVVVLGLVMFRVFGGLEDVQNRVENQLYSFFGVPEIPEDYIQRPVGDTDPDIGDQESDRTKVDNQEAADQETVDATLLPGEELVDVDPTDDPIDPAATVADDVQLPPKTDLIDGDSAANGDVDESDSEKTLGEKDDPDDPPVAQSDDEARPKSGDGARIADSTDRVVTESDLTNDSTADDESVDGNADPADETAERETALRTRASIRKTLHEVTSKIATVDFASVGVFGLLLFVYAAIALADSVEHLFNRIYDAPSKRPIHIRVAIHWSIITLGSGLLAMSLYLSGQLIAWVGNVDWVGGSAGLAAVVLNHLLSMLASWVLMFLLYALMPNTHVSVRAAAAGAAVSALMWEAAKFGFRVYVAKAVPYSALYGSLGLIPLFLFWIYVTWLIVLFGLILTYTLQMLNGRPLSRDDRERDELPAGDPDWMLPIMTEVAAAFQDGRVVGRQELADRLGLSSRVVREMEQWLVEGGMLRHVSGGAGEDMALTLAKPAEKIPIAQILDLAHEHRPTSNHPAWKTLANLKRAERTAAGDKKLVDLLTFSLKS, encoded by the coding sequence TTGTCTGAATACTGGAACTATCTGCTTGATGCGGTGCGACGGCCCCGCGAACAGCTGACTCGTGGCCAGCACCAGGTCCGCTATGCGTGGGATCTGGCGGTCCATTGCGGCCGGCAATTGAACCGGCACCGCGCCGAGGGCATGGCGGCGGAGTTGACGTACCGCACGATCTTTTCGTTGATCCCGGTCGTCGTGCTGGGGCTGGTCATGTTCCGCGTCTTTGGCGGATTGGAAGACGTGCAGAACCGCGTCGAGAATCAGCTGTACTCGTTTTTCGGCGTCCCCGAAATTCCGGAAGACTATATCCAGCGACCGGTCGGCGACACGGATCCCGACATTGGCGACCAAGAATCGGATCGCACCAAAGTCGACAATCAGGAAGCCGCCGATCAGGAAACCGTTGACGCCACGTTGCTGCCCGGCGAGGAATTGGTCGACGTCGATCCGACGGACGATCCGATCGATCCAGCGGCCACGGTTGCCGATGACGTCCAGTTGCCTCCCAAGACCGACCTGATCGATGGCGATTCCGCCGCCAATGGCGATGTCGACGAATCAGATTCGGAAAAGACACTTGGCGAAAAGGATGACCCCGACGATCCGCCGGTGGCCCAGTCCGATGATGAAGCCAGGCCAAAGTCGGGTGATGGCGCCCGGATTGCGGATTCCACGGACCGCGTGGTAACCGAATCGGATCTGACCAACGATTCCACCGCAGACGACGAATCGGTGGACGGCAACGCGGATCCGGCGGACGAAACCGCCGAGCGTGAAACAGCGTTGCGGACACGTGCCAGCATTCGCAAGACGCTTCACGAGGTGACCAGCAAGATTGCGACGGTTGATTTCGCTTCGGTCGGCGTGTTCGGTTTGTTGTTGTTTGTTTATGCGGCCATCGCGTTGGCTGACTCGGTCGAACACTTGTTCAATCGCATCTATGACGCACCCAGCAAACGCCCGATCCATATCCGCGTTGCGATCCATTGGTCGATCATCACTTTGGGCAGCGGGCTGTTGGCGATGAGCCTGTATCTATCAGGCCAATTGATCGCGTGGGTGGGCAACGTCGATTGGGTCGGCGGCAGTGCGGGGCTGGCCGCGGTGGTGTTGAATCACCTGTTGTCGATGCTGGCCAGTTGGGTGTTGATGTTCTTGCTGTACGCACTGATGCCCAATACGCACGTATCGGTCCGGGCGGCAGCGGCCGGGGCGGCGGTCAGCGCGTTGATGTGGGAAGCGGCCAAGTTCGGCTTTCGTGTCTATGTCGCCAAAGCGGTTCCCTATTCGGCCCTGTACGGATCGTTGGGGCTGATTCCATTGTTCCTGTTTTGGATCTATGTCACGTGGTTGATCGTCTTGTTCGGGCTGATCCTGACTTACACGCTACAGATGCTGAACGGTCGTCCTCTCAGTCGTGATGATCGCGAGCGAGACGAACTGCCCGCCGGTGATCCGGATTGGATGCTGCCGATCATGACCGAGGTCGCCGCGGCGTTTCAGGACGGGCGTGTCGTCGGGCGGCAGGAGCTGGCGGATCGGCTGGGCTTGTCCAGTCGTGTGGTCCGCGAGATGGAACAGTGGCTGGTCGAAGGCGGCATGCTGCGACACGTCAGCGGCGGCGCGGGCGAAGACATGGCGCTGACGTTGGCCAAGCCGGCGGAAAAAATTCCGATCGCCCAAATCTTGGATTTGGCGCACGAGCACCGTCCGACCAGCAACCATCCGGCCTGGAAAACCCTGGCCAATCTGAAGCGAGCCGAGCGAACGGCGGCGGGCGACAAGAAACTTGTCGATCTTTTGACCTTTTCGCTCAAGTCCTGA
- a CDS encoding COG1361 family protein: MKRFGVQIAAGATTILLGALAAAQAQKDSSGTNESDWDVPEQTEMRAPTTAIAMADLQPIDGPAKTDAASDTGAAGPSPWSGGNVMQVAHNEPVDPAPQDGGNASPAGFDVSFDPAGAEIAETPAADVQDAARSLAQGAASMFSVSPPTFADADTDPQASAASDLAAEATPSAAEAFSQPAAEDFPEPPAGGFPEPAAGSGLQMPTLGDFQPAEVAESPGDLMPEPAAASMAAGDATPVPEPLEMAAPPTADPAPAGDIAADASAYGSFAPAGDFADPQSVPPSNGLREAAADASQLQPPPAMAATSPDAAPQEAAPGPQAFAAQPQAFADAAAGSFADASATASPEPSAPSPAGNGLMQSEPPTFAQQTPAQQTPAQPSSAAAAYDAATAASQSDSYAANAGGAAVGFGANNAAPTSYDLPTQSPNMSAPPTQNPGNGYGMPASAQMRNQNPPTAGGFNASSLPTDSAQVAAGTPGDRRFDGVQTPSVVIHKRAPAEVRVGQPASFSITVRNVGSVEALDVRVHDQVPQGMELVDAMPGPTMSGDGRLLWQLGSLEPGGEQTITLQLMPRQEGELGSVARVTFEAAASVRTRSTRPQLEIVQRAPQQVLIGQQVEIELEVSNPGSGAAENIIIQEDVPEQLQHRNGRQLDNRIGVLQPGETRRELLRMTAVKPGMVRNLVRVRGDNGLEAQHAVDLQVIAPQLQVALNGPKLRFLERQATYNIRLANAGTADAHNVQLVAQLDRGFQFVSTINQGQYDPNRHAVIWSLAQLPAGEEGEIELTLLPIEEGEQALRLEAASDLSEAVVEQSVVSVQSLAELTFQIADTADPIEQAGETTYEIRVTNTGSRDDANVQVQLQIPRGMQLIAAEGDAQSDNNGNVFFNKIPRLDAGQEQVYRVKVRGLQAGRHLIKAIVVSDQSSVPVTKEESTMVYADR, translated from the coding sequence ATGAAACGCTTTGGCGTTCAGATTGCTGCCGGTGCCACCACGATTCTTCTGGGGGCGCTCGCCGCTGCTCAGGCCCAGAAAGATTCCAGCGGAACCAACGAATCCGATTGGGATGTTCCCGAACAAACGGAAATGCGGGCGCCGACCACCGCGATCGCGATGGCCGATTTGCAGCCGATCGATGGACCGGCCAAGACGGATGCCGCGTCGGATACCGGTGCCGCGGGACCGTCACCATGGTCCGGTGGCAACGTCATGCAAGTCGCGCATAACGAACCGGTCGACCCCGCGCCGCAAGACGGCGGTAACGCATCTCCGGCGGGCTTCGACGTTTCGTTTGATCCCGCGGGTGCGGAAATTGCCGAAACCCCGGCGGCGGATGTCCAGGACGCCGCTCGGTCGCTGGCCCAAGGTGCCGCGTCGATGTTCTCGGTCAGCCCGCCGACCTTTGCCGATGCCGATACCGATCCCCAGGCATCTGCCGCGTCCGACTTGGCCGCCGAAGCGACGCCATCGGCCGCCGAAGCATTCAGCCAGCCCGCGGCTGAAGATTTCCCCGAGCCACCGGCCGGCGGATTTCCCGAACCTGCCGCCGGCAGCGGTTTGCAAATGCCGACCCTTGGTGATTTCCAGCCGGCCGAGGTCGCCGAATCACCGGGCGATTTGATGCCCGAACCTGCCGCCGCGTCGATGGCCGCTGGCGATGCCACGCCCGTTCCCGAACCCTTAGAAATGGCGGCACCCCCGACGGCCGATCCGGCCCCGGCAGGCGACATCGCGGCCGATGCGTCCGCGTACGGTTCGTTCGCACCCGCCGGTGATTTTGCTGACCCGCAATCAGTGCCTCCGTCCAACGGTCTTCGCGAAGCCGCCGCCGACGCCAGCCAGCTGCAACCTCCGCCCGCCATGGCCGCCACATCCCCGGATGCCGCTCCTCAAGAAGCCGCACCCGGGCCGCAGGCTTTCGCCGCACAACCCCAAGCATTCGCCGACGCCGCGGCGGGATCGTTTGCGGATGCTTCGGCGACGGCTTCACCGGAACCGTCGGCTCCGTCGCCAGCGGGCAATGGGCTGATGCAGTCTGAACCACCGACCTTTGCCCAGCAAACGCCTGCCCAGCAAACGCCTGCCCAACCTTCGTCGGCTGCCGCCGCCTATGACGCGGCGACTGCGGCAAGCCAGTCCGATTCCTACGCGGCAAACGCCGGTGGCGCGGCCGTGGGATTTGGTGCCAACAATGCGGCGCCGACATCCTATGACTTGCCGACCCAATCACCGAACATGTCGGCACCGCCGACGCAGAATCCCGGAAACGGTTACGGCATGCCCGCATCGGCACAAATGCGGAACCAAAACCCGCCGACCGCTGGCGGATTCAACGCGTCGTCGCTGCCGACCGATTCCGCGCAAGTTGCCGCCGGCACACCGGGCGACCGCCGCTTTGATGGCGTGCAGACGCCCAGCGTTGTGATCCATAAACGGGCACCCGCCGAAGTCCGCGTCGGCCAGCCGGCATCGTTTTCCATCACCGTGCGAAACGTCGGTTCGGTCGAAGCCTTGGACGTTCGCGTTCACGATCAAGTCCCACAAGGGATGGAACTGGTCGACGCGATGCCCGGCCCCACGATGTCCGGCGACGGTCGGCTGTTGTGGCAATTGGGCAGCCTGGAACCGGGCGGCGAGCAAACGATCACCCTGCAATTGATGCCGCGACAAGAAGGCGAACTGGGCAGCGTGGCCCGCGTCACTTTCGAAGCCGCCGCATCGGTACGCACTCGCAGCACACGTCCGCAATTGGAAATCGTCCAACGGGCGCCCCAACAGGTCTTGATCGGCCAACAAGTCGAAATCGAACTGGAGGTCAGCAACCCGGGATCCGGTGCCGCCGAGAACATCATCATCCAAGAAGACGTTCCCGAACAACTTCAGCACCGAAACGGTCGCCAGTTGGACAACCGAATTGGCGTGCTGCAGCCCGGCGAAACTCGTCGCGAATTGTTGCGAATGACCGCCGTCAAACCCGGCATGGTTCGCAACCTGGTTCGTGTCCGGGGGGACAACGGGTTGGAGGCCCAGCATGCGGTCGATCTGCAAGTCATTGCCCCGCAATTGCAAGTCGCGTTGAACGGTCCAAAATTGCGGTTCCTGGAACGCCAAGCGACCTACAACATTCGTTTGGCCAACGCGGGAACCGCCGACGCGCATAACGTCCAACTGGTCGCCCAGTTGGATCGCGGGTTCCAGTTCGTCAGCACGATCAACCAGGGACAATACGACCCCAACCGCCACGCGGTGATCTGGTCATTGGCCCAGTTGCCCGCCGGCGAAGAAGGCGAAATCGAATTGACGCTGTTGCCGATCGAAGAAGGCGAACAAGCGTTACGGTTGGAAGCCGCCAGTGACCTTTCCGAAGCCGTCGTGGAACAGTCGGTCGTGTCGGTCCAGTCGCTGGCCGAACTGACCTTCCAAATCGCCGATACCGCCGATCCGATCGAACAGGCGGGTGAAACCACCTATGAAATCCGCGTCACCAACACGGGATCACGCGACGACGCCAACGTTCAAGTCCAGTTACAAATCCCACGCGGCATGCAGTTGATCGCCGCCGAGGGCGACGCGCAAAGCGACAACAACGGGAACGTTTTCTTCAACAAAATCCCGCGTCTGGACGCCGGTCAGGAACAGGTTTACCGCGTCAAAGTGCGTGGGCTGCAAGCCGGGCGTCACTTGATCAAAGCGATCGTGGTTAGCGACCAATCCAGCGTGCCGGTCACCAAGGAAGAAAGCACGATGGTGTACGCCGATCGCTAG
- a CDS encoding NPCBM/NEW2 domain-containing protein codes for MLTVPMRLIACLLFVCTSFLTAPATEVTLGTSDGGTRTGTLLSIGVVEVNLDPGGAVAVDDVESLVPVQTESRTGPTIRVTLRNGSEIAAQQVSTDDDQLVIQPRRQDDVRIPLTDVRSIRFRRASPGTDPKWLGLFESEGRGDLIAVRREGDQIDSIRGIVLSISPAAVKIDLDGSEVDAPVEKLEGIILGGSAEPEPTSAPIRVVDAYGSTWLVRSVRLDDGDDQLSLDLGSGTSHRFPIDQLKRIDWAGGSTLLATLEPAQRRFGSSLPESSSADVTAALDAWLGPAVDQDQDLLIPAQSSLEYRVDPDVSRLVGTVRRHQQVLRGGRVKAKILCDGQPVWEQELTDSSAVGFDVPTADVSRVQLLVDDMGDGDAGDLLRWVRPRLVK; via the coding sequence GTGTTGACCGTGCCCATGCGTTTGATTGCTTGTCTGCTGTTCGTTTGCACCTCGTTTCTGACGGCTCCGGCGACGGAGGTAACGCTCGGCACCAGTGACGGCGGCACGCGCACGGGAACCTTGCTGTCGATCGGCGTGGTGGAAGTGAACTTGGATCCGGGTGGTGCCGTCGCGGTGGATGACGTGGAATCGCTGGTCCCGGTGCAAACCGAATCGCGAACCGGGCCGACCATCCGAGTCACGCTTCGCAACGGGTCGGAGATCGCAGCACAACAGGTCAGCACCGACGACGATCAGTTGGTGATTCAGCCGCGACGCCAGGATGACGTTCGGATCCCGCTGACCGATGTCCGATCCATCCGCTTTCGCCGTGCATCGCCGGGAACGGATCCGAAATGGTTGGGGCTGTTTGAAAGCGAAGGTCGCGGTGACCTTATCGCCGTACGTCGTGAAGGCGACCAGATCGATTCGATCCGCGGCATCGTTTTGTCGATCAGTCCGGCGGCGGTGAAAATTGATCTGGACGGATCCGAAGTCGACGCGCCGGTCGAAAAGCTGGAAGGCATCATTCTGGGCGGATCCGCCGAACCGGAACCGACGTCGGCACCGATTCGCGTTGTCGACGCCTATGGTTCAACTTGGCTGGTTCGTTCGGTTCGACTGGACGACGGCGACGATCAACTATCGTTGGATTTAGGGTCCGGCACCAGCCATCGTTTTCCCATCGACCAACTGAAACGCATCGATTGGGCCGGCGGCAGCACGTTATTGGCGACTTTGGAACCGGCCCAGCGTCGTTTCGGTTCCAGCTTGCCAGAATCGTCATCAGCGGACGTGACCGCAGCGTTGGACGCTTGGTTGGGTCCGGCGGTTGACCAGGACCAAGACCTGTTGATCCCTGCCCAGTCGTCGCTGGAATACCGCGTCGATCCGGATGTCAGCCGATTGGTGGGAACCGTGCGACGTCACCAGCAAGTTCTTCGCGGCGGACGTGTGAAAGCAAAGATCCTGTGTGACGGCCAGCCCGTCTGGGAACAAGAGCTGACCGATTCATCGGCGGTCGGATTCGACGTGCCGACCGCCGACGTGTCTCGGGTGCAGTTACTTGTCGACGACATGGGAGACGGCGACGCGGGCGATCTGCTGCGTTGGGTTCGCCCGCGTTTGGTGAAATAG